The sequence below is a genomic window from Granulicatella elegans.
TTAAAAATAACTGATTGAGGTAGAATTTGTGAGAATTCTATGAATTAAGGTGGTAACACGAGAGAACTCGTCCTTTGGTTGGTGAGTAAGACCAAAGAGCGGGCTTTTTATTTGCATGGGAGGAGAAACAAATGATTGAATTAAAAAATATTGATGTAACATTTCACCAATCTGGCAAAATCGTTGAAGCAGTGAAGCAAGTAAATATTACGATTGAGGATGGCGATATTTATGGAATTATTGGTTACAGTGGTGCTGGAAAAAGTACATTAGTACGTACCATCAATTTATTACAACGTCCAACGAATGGAACAGTAACTGTTTCAGGAGTGGAGTTAACGAGTTTAAAAGAAGCTCAATTAAGAGATGCTCGTAAAAAAATCGGAATGATTTTCCAACATTTCAATTTGATGAATACTTTATCGGTATTTGAAAATGTTGCTTTTCCATTAAAACGCTCAGGATTATCTAAAGCGGAAATTAAGGAAAAAGTTGAGTCACTGTTACACTTAGTTGGATTGGAAGACAAAATTACAAGTTATCCAAGACAATTATCAGGAGGACAAAAACAAAGGGTTGCGATTGCTAGAGCATTAGCGAATGATCCAGACGTTTTATTATGTGACGAAGCAACTAGTGCATTAGACCCTAAAACAACCGAATCTATTTTAGAACTTTTGAAAAAAGTAAACGAACAATTAGGGATTACAATCGTGATAATCACTCACGAAATGCA
It includes:
- a CDS encoding methionine ABC transporter ATP-binding protein, which translates into the protein MIELKNIDVTFHQSGKIVEAVKQVNITIEDGDIYGIIGYSGAGKSTLVRTINLLQRPTNGTVTVSGVELTSLKEAQLRDARKKIGMIFQHFNLMNTLSVFENVAFPLKRSGLSKAEIKEKVESLLHLVGLEDKITSYPRQLSGGQKQRVAIARALANDPDVLLCDEATSALDPKTTESILELLKKVNEQLGITIVIITHEMQVVKEICNKVAVMEQGLIIEQGSVLEIFTNPQKTLTKDFIDTATHINKGIETVLQHEHLLNLNPGDVLAKISFVGASTGEPLITKLSTQFQVAANILFANVEVIQETAVGTLLVGLSGETEKIQQALEYIHQSGVQTEILDEPKEAE